In Bernardetia litoralis DSM 6794, the genomic window CTGCCTAGTCATTATTTGCATATTGGTTCGGCTTTGGGTAGTGCAAAACCTGTTTCTTTGCTATTTGTACCTCTCAAAATTTCTGAAGAAAATATAGGCATTTTAGAACTAGCAGCATTCAGAACTTTACAAAAACACGAAATAGATTTTGCAGAAAAAGTCTGTGAAAACATAACCTCTTCCATTATTTCTGTTCTTAATACAAGTCGCACTCACAAACTTTTGGAAGAATCTCAAATGCAGCGTGAGGCAGTTTCGGCACAAGAAGAAGAAATGCGCCAAAATGTAGAAGAACTCCAAGCTACACAAGAAGAAATGGAACGTAAAGAAAAAATAATAAGTACGATGCTACAAGAAGCTGAGGAAAATGAACGAAAATTAAAAATAGTAATTGCAGAATTACAAGCAGAAAAAAAACTAAAAGCAGACTAAACATTTGGGCAAATAAAATTAATTTTCAACAATTAGTAAAATAAAGGAGCAATTAATTTATCTTTGTTTTATAAATAATCTAGGTTTTATAATTTGTGTTTGTAGTGCTAATTTCTACACATAATTTTTTTTTTCAAGACAATAACTCACTACTTATGATAAAGATAGGTGTTTTTTTTGGTGGAGTTTCTCGTGAGCGTGAGATTTCATTTTCAGGAGCAAAAACAGTTTCTCAAACTCTCAATCGTTCACTTTTTGAACCTGTTTATATTTTGGTGGATAGCTTAGGAAAGTTTATCAAAATAAATCCTGTTCAGTTTGAGCATAAAGCCATTTCACATTTTTATCCTACTCAAGAATCTATTCCAGAAGAATATGATGAGTTTTCGCCTGTTTATATCGAAACTCTTGAAAATCTGACCAAGGAAAAGCACAGGGAAATAATGGAAGAAGTAGGAACTCCAATTTCTACTGAAAACCTATCCGAACATATAGATTTTGCTCTTTTGATGCTTCATGGAACATTTGCAGAAGATGGAATGTTGCAAGGGCTTTTTGAGTGGTTACAGATTCCATATTCGGGTTGTGGTATTTTTTCTTCTTCTTTTTCTATCGACAAGCATTTGCAACAAGTTGTAAATGAAAAGTTGAATTTAGGAGATAATAGAAAGTATCAAATGATACGAAAAGAGGAATGGCAAAAATGTGATAAAAAAGAATTTTTCGAAGACTTAAAATCAAAATTAGGATTGCCGATTGTTATAAAAGCTCCTTATCAAGGTTCTTCGATTGGCGTTTCGATTCTTAAAAATGATAATTTGGAAGAGTTTATAAAAGCAGTAAATACTTCGCTTTTTGCTCGTCAGATTTCGAAGGACGAATGGACTCAGCTAACTATGCCACAGCGAAAAGAATATGTAAACGTACTAATGAGCCTAGAAAAAGGAATTGGTTTGCCAATAATTTTTGAAGAAAAATCGCTTCTTGGTGGAAATCTAGGTGAACAGATTATTTATTCTCCTCTCAAATTGATTGAAAAACTAAACGATTTCTTTTCTTATTCTGAAGAAAATGCAACACTATTTTCTTTTGAAAGTGAAGACATGGTTTTATTTGAAGAATGCTTATCTGGAAAAGAATTTTCGTGTGGTGTGATTCAAAATGAAAATTTAGAAGTCGTTGCACTTCCTCCAACAGAAATAATTACGACAACAAAAGTATATGATTTTGAGGCAAAATATTTACCCAATGCAAGTCAAAAACGCATTCCGATAGATATTCCGACAGATAAAATTATAGAAATTCAAGAAAAATGCAAAGCTATTTTTCAAACGTTTAAATTTGATGCTTGTGCAAGAATTGACGGTTTTTATACCGATGATAACAGAATTGAAATCATTGACATCAATACGCTTCCTGGAATGTCGCCTACTTCTCTGATTTTTCGTCAAGCTGCCGAAGTTGGTTTTTCTCCAACAGATTTTATGACTTATTTGGTTTATCAATCTCTAAATTGTAGAGTGCATACTGCCAAAAGACCGTATTTTTTTAGAAATTTATTCAAAAAACTAGAAAGTGAACTTTTAGATTCAGCTTATCATAAAAAAGAAAAAGTAGCCATCTTTTTTGATGAAACTATTTTTGATGAAGCAAGAAAAGAGTATAATAGTATTGCATCAGAAGGAAAACAAAATCCTTTTTGTGTCTTTGTAAAAACTGAAAATAATCAAGAAGTTACTTTATACAAACTTCCAGTTTCTTTTCTTTTGAAACCGAATATAGAAGAAGTAATCCAAAATTTAGAAACAGAGCTTCATCCTGCGATTTCTCATACGATTGAAAAAGCAAAAGAACTGACCGATTTCTTTGTAAAAGATTTTGTTTCAGTTCCTCAAAAAATTACATTAGAAAATCTAAATGACATGACAAATGATGCTGTTTGGCTTCTCAGAAGTCCAAATAATGAAGATGCAGCACAAAGCAAACTCAAAAGACAGCTTTATGAAATTGGAATGGCTGTGGTGGATTAGCCTAACCTGTCAAAGGCAAGCCTTTGACCTACAAATTTCAGTATTTTTATCAAAGATGTGCAGTTTATTATTTTAGTCCTCCTAAGCATAAACATTGTTTTCAAACTACTGACAGCCTTGTGAAAGGTCTGTCAGAGTTTTGAATATTGTAAAAATAATAAAACAAAAACTAGAAAATTAACTGATAATTATTTTACTGTTTACTGATAACTGACTAACGCCTATTATCATCATTATCCATCATAGATAAATAACTATTATATCTACTTTTTGCAATTTCGCCACTTTCTACGGCTGCAATAACGGCACATTGTGGTTCTCTCAAATGAAGACAATTATCATATTTACATTGATTCAAAAGCTCTCTCATCTCTGGAAAATAATGACTTATTTCTGCCTTTTCCATATTCATAAGTCCTAATTCTTTTATACCAGGAGTATCAATAACAAAGGTATTTTCAAAGATTTCGAACATTTCGGCAAATGTGGTAGTGTGAAGTCCTTTTTCTGTATAATCTGAAACTTCTTGTACAGATTGAGTAATTTCTGGAGAAAGACGATTTAAAAGTGTTGATTTTCCTACGCCTGAATGCCCAGAAACTAAAGATACTTTATCTCTCAAAATGTTTTCTACCTTCATAATATCTTCATCTTCTGTCGCAGAAATAGCCATACATTTATAACCAATCTGCTCATAACGCTCCATCATTTTGGATTGAACAAATAATTCTTGTTCTGAAAGCAAATCTATTTTATTAAAAATCAAAACACCAGGAATTCGGAATGCTTCGGCTGCTACCAAAAAACGGTCGATAAATCCTGCCGAAGTACGAGGCATTGCCAACGTAACAACCACAATCGCTTGGTCAATATTTGCTGCAATCGTGTGGGCAAAACCATCTTTTTTTGGCGATTGACGATTGATATAATTAGTTCTTTTATCTATTTTTTCAATCAAAACAGTGTTTTCATCTTTATCTTCCAGCACAATTTCTACTTTATCGCCAACAGCTATTGGATTGGTTACTCTATCATTATTTAATCTTAATCTCCCTCGCAAACGACCTTTATATCTGTGGTTGTCGTCTGCCAAAACATCGTACCATAAACCTGTTGAGCGCAAAATGAGTCCTTTCATAAATTTTATATATAGTAAAAGTTATTGGTGAGAACACCAACAATGGCAAGTTCTGTAATTTTTTACAAAATTACCTTTTTAATCTGTGATTGTAGTATCTAAAAACAAATAAACTCTAATTTTTCAATTAGAGTTCATAATTTATGATAAAAATTTTACTCTACCGAACGATTCGCTTTGAGGGAATCGTTCGGTAAAATCACTCAAAAACCACACTTTCAATTGTTTGGCACTTCATTTCTGTTTCTTTCCATTCTGTTTCTGTGTCCGAATCTGCCGTAATTCCACCTCCTGCATACAAAATCGCTTGATTTTCCAATAATTGCATACAACGGAGCTGAACATACAAACTACTTCCATTTTTAAAATTAATTCCACCTAAATACCCAGCATAAAAACCTCTATCATAATTTTCATTTTCCAAAATAAACTGTGTAGTTATTTCTTTTGGCATTCCACAAACTGCTGAAGTTGGATGTAAAAGTTCTAGCATAACGGTTGCCAATTGTGGAAAACGCTCTTGTTTTGTATCGACTAAAAACTCCGTTCTCAAATGCAAAAGGTTTCCTGCTCGTACCGTTTTAGGGCCTATTTCTTCATATTCTCTCAAACGAATTTTCTTAAAACAATTATTAATAATATAACGACTGACTAAAGCCTGTTCTTCAATTTCTTTTTGCCTCCAAAGTGCATTTTTGAGTTCTTTTACATCTTTTCCAGACTGTGTTCCTGCCAATGCCATAGTACGAAAAATTCCATTTTTATCTTGACTTACCAATAATTCAGGCGTTGCACACATCCATGTTCCGACAAGAGGAATAGAAACCAAAGATACAAAGGCAGTTTTGTAAGTTTGTTCTAATTTTTGATAGGCTTCCAAAGCATCAAAGCTCTTTTTATCTAAATCAATAAATTTATTGCGAGAAATAACTACTTTTAAAAACTCTTCATTTTGCATTGCCTTTATTGCCTTATCAACAGCTTTATTATAGGCTTCTTTTGTGGTGGCAGTTGGAATATTTTTGGGATAAAAATATGATGTTTTGCCTTCTTTCTTATTTTGTAACTCTTTTAATTTTTGAAAAAATTGCTTTTTAGTTTGGTTTAACTCTTCAAACTCTTGTTTATTTTGAGTCTTGTCTTTAGAGGGAATATTTTCTACAATAAAATCATTTGAAGAGTCAAAATAAAGATGTGCTTCTAAAAAATAGGCTTTTGAATTATTATTTTTTGAATCAATATCAAATTCCTTTTCAAATTTGTGCATCAAAAAACCTGTCGGAAGTTCTTCCAAATCCGATTCTACTAATTTTGTTTTTTGAGATAAATCAATGACTAACTGCAAATTATCTGTATTGGGTTCTCTCCATAAAGAAACACCCAAATTTTGAGCAATGGCAGCACTCCACATTTTTTTGATAAATTGGAAAGAATTTAATTTATTTATTCCTTTATTTTTATCGAAAAAAGTAAATGTATTTTTTTTTGTAAAATCTAATAATTCTGAAATAGCTAAATGATTTTTCACGACTAATATATTTTATTTTTATATCTCTTTCAAAATTTTCAATTAAAAATGAAAGTTGTTATAACTAACGCAAAAATACAAAGCAAGTTTCACAATCATTCTAAAAATTGAAAGTATTTAATCTATTTTAATTTTCTTCTTTATTTGAAAGAGTTAGGTCTTTTTATTTTTCCTCCAATACGCAAACCAAGAGCAACATCTAAAGCTACTGTTTTATACTCTTCTCTTATATTGAAAACTCCCCTTTCAAATAATCCATCATTTTCAGCTTGAGATTCAATAGGATTATAAGGCTTTTTTATAAATAAATTTGACACATATCTTATTCCTACTCCATAATAAACATTGTGTGTGTATTTATTAAACAATCTGTTTTTGTACCCTTTTATGAATTGTATTCCGATAGTTTGTCTTTTTATTCTAAAGTTTTCTATTGTTCTATTTCCTATTCCATTCCAATTTCGTGTATTCTCATCAAATTCATATCCTTCAAAAACAGCTTCTACATCTTGATAATTCATATTTCTGAACATCAATTTTATAGCAGAATATCTACCTTCTTGTGGATTATTTTCTTTATAAAAACGAATTTCGGGTTTGATAGTATAACTAATATGAGAAGGGTGTTCTAGTCTGCCTCCATTTTGTTTTCTTGAGTCTGTTCCCCACGCAAAGATATAACCTACATTTGTAAAAATTGATACTTTTTCACTAAGAAAATATTCTGTTCCTACATAAAAAGTAGGAGAAGCCTCCCAAATAATAGAAAATGGTGAAAAATATATATCAATATCTCCTTTCTGATAATTACGATACTCAACTCGTTGCTTAGTTGATTTTGTTTTTTGAGATTCTATAATTTCATCATTATTTTGAAAAGTACTAGAATCACTAAAAATATCATATTGATACTCTTCTACATTTTTTTTACTTAAAGAGTCTATTTGAGAATATGTTTTATTAATGATTAAATTGAACAACAAACAAGTAATTATAAAATTAAATAAATAAATATATTTTTGGTTATTATTTTCATTTTTTCTTAAAAGTTTCATTTTTTTTGGTTATTATACTGAATTAGTTTTAGTTATACTAGCTAAGAAGTGGTTTTAGAAATTGTGGCACTATCAGTACACCTTCAAAGGTGTCAGATAGTTTGTTTCTAAACTGTACTGACACTTTTGAACGGCTTTAGCCCTCAACGAAGTTAAAGTGTCTGACAGATTTATTTATTCTAAAATCAAAATTAGTTCAGTATATATAGAATAAATTTAACTATTTAATACATATTGAAAAGTTCTAAAGGAAATAAAAAATTCTAAATTTATTTTTCATCAAAAAACATTTTAATACAAATTAATTCATCTTTGTAATTTTGTTTTTCATAATAAAAAGCAGCTTTTTTTTACTATTATTAAAAAGGCATTTACTTTCAAAACTGCTCTATTTTTAGTATCTTGCTAAGTCTGAAATCAGAATCCTGTATTTAGTTTATTTTTAATAAAAATACAAAATTATTTTTCAAGAACAGTAAATTACCTAATTAAAAAAATGTTTTTGTAGTTATTTTTGAAATTAAAATTTGCTAAATATATTTTTACCAAACTTTATTCTGTTTTAAGATATTTTTCTGCATTCTATTTTTACTAAAAAAAATCACAAAAAAATAAAAATATGCTCTCTACCGACACAAGTATTTATATTGATGTTCAGCCAACTGAAGATTCACGCATTGCATCTTTAGATGAAAATAATATTCCTTTTGGGCGTGTTTTTTCAGACCACATGTTTGTTGCTGATTATAAAAATGGTGCTTGGACAGATTTCAAAATTATGCCTTATGGCAATCTTTCATTAAGTCCAGCAGCTTCTACACTTCATTATTCTCAAACAATTTTTGAAGGAATGAAGGCATTTTATAATAAAAATGATGAAGTTGTTCTTTTTCGTCCAAAAGAAAATTATGAGCGTTTGATGCGTTCGTCTGAACGTATGTGTATTCCAAAAATGGACAAAGAAATTTTTATGCAAGGACTCAAAAAATTGATAGAAATTGATAAAAAATGGGTTCCAAAATCTGATGGAAGTTCTCTTTATATTCGTCCATTTATTTTTGCTTCAGAAGGCTTTTTGGGAGTTCGTCCCGCTGAAGAGTATAAGTTTATTATTTTTACGTGTCCTGTGGCTGCATATTATGCAAAACCTGTTCGTGTAAAAGTTGAAACAAAATTTGTACGTGTTGCGAGTGGAGGCACAGGAAATGCCAAAACAGGAGGAAATTATGCAGCAGCTTTATATCCTGCCAAATTAGCGCAAGAACAAGGCTATGACCAACTTATTTGGACAGATGCAAAAGAACATAAGTATATTGAAGAATCTGGAACAATGAATATTATGTTTGTAATTGATGGCAAGATAGTTACTCCACCTCAAGGAGATACTATTTTGGATGGAATTACTCGTAAAAGTTTGGTCGTTTTGGCTAAAGATTTGGGTTATGCAGTAGAAGAGCGTCCTGTAACTGTTATTGAAATAGAAGAAGCTATGAAAAATGGCTCTCTTACAGAAGCATTTGGAATGGGAACAGCAGCCGTAATTTCTCAAATTGCAGCTATTGGAATAAATGATATTGATTATGAATTACCAGCCGTAGAAACTCGCAAAGTAAGCAATCATCTTTTGAAAGAATTAAAAGCCATTCGTTTAGCAGAAAGTGAAGACCGTTTTGGTTGGATGGAAAAAGTTTAAATTAGTTATAAATTATGATGGATAAACGCATTGAATTAAATTTAATGCGTTTTTTTTATAAAAATTAATTCTGCTTATTTTATTGCGTATATTCCTCAAAATCAACAGTATATACGTAACAAATTAAATAAAATGATAAAAATTAGTAAATTAATACACAGAAATCAAGAACGCATCAAAGTTGATTTTCCTTATAATCAATCTATTGCTAGTCAAATAAAAAAAGTGAATGATGCTAAATGGAGTCAGACGCAAAGAGCGTGGCATATTCCCTACACAAAAGAAGCCTATAATTCACTAAAATCACTATTTCCTCAATTATCTTTTCAAAAAGAGAAGCAAGAAAATAATACAAAAGATAAAATTATTTCTCTGTCTTCTTCTATTTCAATAGAAAAGATAGAAGAAAATAAAAAAGTAATTTTTAAACAAAAAAACATTGCTTTACCCACAAAAAAATTAGAAAGTAGCAAAAAAGAAATTAGCAAAGCTCCTATAATTTCATTTTATAAAAAAGGTAAAATTTATGTAGAAGTAATTGGAAGAAATATTATTGTTCGTCTTCCAAAAAACAAAACAGATATAGATTTTTTAAAGACGATACGGTATAGTCGTTGGATAAATCATCAATTTTTTTGGCAAATTCCAAACTATGGAACGCATTTGGAAGTCATCAAAAACTATTTTGGAGATAGAATTTATCAACTTACTATTCATAAACAAATAGAATTAAATGACAAAAAAGTACACACTAAAAAAATAGAATCTAATCAGGTTTTGATTATAAAAATGCCTACAAATCGTTTGAAAATTATTTTTGGTTATATCAATGAACTTTCTTCTTTTCTCAAAAAATATCCTTTTCATAGTTGGAATAAGCAGAATAAATACTGGACAACTCCTTATTCTGAGCAGATTTTAGAGGAAATCAAAGAAAAAATAAAAGAATTAAATTTAGAATTTTTATATGAAGAAGAGAATAAAAAAGAAGGAGCTAGAAAGATAACACCTTATGATACAAATAATTATAAAGAATGTCCAAAAGAATATATAGATAAATTGAATGAATTGAGATATGCTCAAAATACATTAAAAACCTATACTTCGCTTTTTGAAGAGTTTATCAATTTTCATAACAAAAAAGATGTGATAACACTAGGACAGATAGAGGCAATAGAGTTTATTCGTTATTTAGTTTCGGAACGAAAAGTATCTATTTCGTATCAAAATCAAGCTATTAATGCAATTAAATTTTATTATGAGCGTGTTTTGGGAGGAAAAAGAATGACTATTTATTTAGACAGACCTCAAAAAGAACTTACTTTACCAACTGTTTTGAGTAAAGAAGAAATACAATTAATTATTGGTAAAATAACAAATTTAAAGCATAAAACAATGATTATGCTAACTTATTCGACAGGTTTGCGAGTAAGTGAAGTTATTAATCTCAAAATACAAGACATTGATTCTCAAAGAAAACAAATACGAGTAGAACAAAGTAAAGGAAAAAAAGACCGTTATACGCTTCTTTCTGATAAAATATTAATTTTATTAAGAAAATATTACATAAAATACAAACCTACTCAATGGCTTTTTGAGGGACAAGTAGCTGAAGGGAAAATCACACAATATTCTGTTAGGAGTCTGCAAATGATTTTGAAGAGGGCTGTTAGTAAAACGAGTATTACTAAAAAAGTAACTATGCATACTTTACGGCATTCTTTTGCAACTCATTTGTTGGAAAATGGTACAGATTTACGTTATATTCAAGTATTATTAGGGCATCAGAGTAGTAAAACAACTGAAATTTATACACATGTAACGACAAAAGGTTTTGATAAAATAAAAAATCCTTTGGATGATTTGGATATATAAAATAAATTTTGTTTTTTTGAAAAATAATACTTCTTTATTTAACTTCAAAAGCAATGCAAGGATTAAACAAAGTAACTTTAATTGGAAATTTGGGTAAAGACCCAGAAGTAAAAATGCTTGAGGGTGGAATTGCCTTGGCTAAATTTCCATTAGCAACAGGTGAATCTTATAAGGACAGTGAAGGAGTCAAGCAAACTCAAACTGAATGGCATAATATCATCGTTTGGCGTTCTTTGGCAGAAATTGCTGGGAAGTATTTGAAAAAAGGAAGTTCAATTTATTTGGAGGGTAAAATCAAGACACGTAGTTACGATGATAAGGACGGAAACAAAAAATATGTTACTGAAATTATAGCTGACAACTTTATTATGTTGGGAAAACCTAGTTCAGATAGAGCGAATATAAACGAAACTATTTAAAATAATTGAACGCAGTTGCGTTTATAAACAAGTTGGGAGTGAAATGCCTTCGCTACGCTACGGCACTTCACTCCCAACGAAGCAAGGATTCCATCCCGTGTTAGGTTCGTGTCTACGCTACGCTACGACACATTCACCCAACACGAGATTTACAAAATTATAAAATTTTCCTCCCTAAGGTCGGAATTTTATAACTTCGTAAATCCCTGCTTCGTTGTATGCAATTTAACCAATGAACAGATTTAAAGATAAAAATATTAGTATTTACCATTTCGAAGATGAAATATTTGTCGAATGTCCAAAGTGTGAAAAAAGAGCAATTGTGACTAAAGACAATCCGAAATCTTATCGCTCTCAAAGGACTTTGAAATGTCCGAATTGTTTTCATTCACAAAACGGACGAAAAGAATCTTTTGCGGTTGAATTAAATTGTCATTGTTCTCACTGCGCAGCGGAATTGAAAGTGAATATGTCTAATGTTAATGATAAAAAAGAAACGATTGCAGTTAAATGCCATAATTGTGGAGAAACTGAAAATTATTCGCCACGAAATATAGCGCAAGAATGGATATTTGATAGTAATGGAAAACCCTCAGACACTTATTTTGGATTACCATTATGGTTGACAGGAAATTTTAGAGGGAATAATTTTTGGGCTTT contains:
- a CDS encoding branched-chain amino acid aminotransferase produces the protein MLSTDTSIYIDVQPTEDSRIASLDENNIPFGRVFSDHMFVADYKNGAWTDFKIMPYGNLSLSPAASTLHYSQTIFEGMKAFYNKNDEVVLFRPKENYERLMRSSERMCIPKMDKEIFMQGLKKLIEIDKKWVPKSDGSSLYIRPFIFASEGFLGVRPAEEYKFIIFTCPVAAYYAKPVRVKVETKFVRVASGGTGNAKTGGNYAAALYPAKLAQEQGYDQLIWTDAKEHKYIEESGTMNIMFVIDGKIVTPPQGDTILDGITRKSLVVLAKDLGYAVEERPVTVIEIEEAMKNGSLTEAFGMGTAAVISQIAAIGINDIDYELPAVETRKVSNHLLKELKAIRLAESEDRFGWMEKV
- a CDS encoding tyrosine-type recombinase/integrase, which gives rise to MIKISKLIHRNQERIKVDFPYNQSIASQIKKVNDAKWSQTQRAWHIPYTKEAYNSLKSLFPQLSFQKEKQENNTKDKIISLSSSISIEKIEENKKVIFKQKNIALPTKKLESSKKEISKAPIISFYKKGKIYVEVIGRNIIVRLPKNKTDIDFLKTIRYSRWINHQFFWQIPNYGTHLEVIKNYFGDRIYQLTIHKQIELNDKKVHTKKIESNQVLIIKMPTNRLKIIFGYINELSSFLKKYPFHSWNKQNKYWTTPYSEQILEEIKEKIKELNLEFLYEEENKKEGARKITPYDTNNYKECPKEYIDKLNELRYAQNTLKTYTSLFEEFINFHNKKDVITLGQIEAIEFIRYLVSERKVSISYQNQAINAIKFYYERVLGGKRMTIYLDRPQKELTLPTVLSKEEIQLIIGKITNLKHKTMIMLTYSTGLRVSEVINLKIQDIDSQRKQIRVEQSKGKKDRYTLLSDKILILLRKYYIKYKPTQWLFEGQVAEGKITQYSVRSLQMILKRAVSKTSITKKVTMHTLRHSFATHLLENGTDLRYIQVLLGHQSSKTTEIYTHVTTKGFDKIKNPLDDLDI
- a CDS encoding chorismate-binding protein, which codes for MKNHLAISELLDFTKKNTFTFFDKNKGINKLNSFQFIKKMWSAAIAQNLGVSLWREPNTDNLQLVIDLSQKTKLVESDLEELPTGFLMHKFEKEFDIDSKNNNSKAYFLEAHLYFDSSNDFIVENIPSKDKTQNKQEFEELNQTKKQFFQKLKELQNKKEGKTSYFYPKNIPTATTKEAYNKAVDKAIKAMQNEEFLKVVISRNKFIDLDKKSFDALEAYQKLEQTYKTAFVSLVSIPLVGTWMCATPELLVSQDKNGIFRTMALAGTQSGKDVKELKNALWRQKEIEEQALVSRYIINNCFKKIRLREYEEIGPKTVRAGNLLHLRTEFLVDTKQERFPQLATVMLELLHPTSAVCGMPKEITTQFILENENYDRGFYAGYLGGINFKNGSSLYVQLRCMQLLENQAILYAGGGITADSDTETEWKETEMKCQTIESVVFE
- the rsgA gene encoding ribosome small subunit-dependent GTPase A, with the translated sequence MKGLILRSTGLWYDVLADDNHRYKGRLRGRLRLNNDRVTNPIAVGDKVEIVLEDKDENTVLIEKIDKRTNYINRQSPKKDGFAHTIAANIDQAIVVVTLAMPRTSAGFIDRFLVAAEAFRIPGVLIFNKIDLLSEQELFVQSKMMERYEQIGYKCMAISATEDEDIMKVENILRDKVSLVSGHSGVGKSTLLNRLSPEITQSVQEVSDYTEKGLHTTTFAEMFEIFENTFVIDTPGIKELGLMNMEKAEISHYFPEMRELLNQCKYDNCLHLREPQCAVIAAVESGEIAKSRYNSYLSMMDNDDNRR
- a CDS encoding D-alanine--D-alanine ligase family protein; the encoded protein is MIKIGVFFGGVSREREISFSGAKTVSQTLNRSLFEPVYILVDSLGKFIKINPVQFEHKAISHFYPTQESIPEEYDEFSPVYIETLENLTKEKHREIMEEVGTPISTENLSEHIDFALLMLHGTFAEDGMLQGLFEWLQIPYSGCGIFSSSFSIDKHLQQVVNEKLNLGDNRKYQMIRKEEWQKCDKKEFFEDLKSKLGLPIVIKAPYQGSSIGVSILKNDNLEEFIKAVNTSLFARQISKDEWTQLTMPQRKEYVNVLMSLEKGIGLPIIFEEKSLLGGNLGEQIIYSPLKLIEKLNDFFSYSEENATLFSFESEDMVLFEECLSGKEFSCGVIQNENLEVVALPPTEIITTTKVYDFEAKYLPNASQKRIPIDIPTDKIIEIQEKCKAIFQTFKFDACARIDGFYTDDNRIEIIDINTLPGMSPTSLIFRQAAEVGFSPTDFMTYLVYQSLNCRVHTAKRPYFFRNLFKKLESELLDSAYHKKEKVAIFFDETIFDEARKEYNSIASEGKQNPFCVFVKTENNQEVTLYKLPVSFLLKPNIEEVIQNLETELHPAISHTIEKAKELTDFFVKDFVSVPQKITLENLNDMTNDAVWLLRSPNNEDAAQSKLKRQLYEIGMAVVD
- a CDS encoding single-stranded DNA-binding protein, which translates into the protein MQGLNKVTLIGNLGKDPEVKMLEGGIALAKFPLATGESYKDSEGVKQTQTEWHNIIVWRSLAEIAGKYLKKGSSIYLEGKIKTRSYDDKDGNKKYVTEIIADNFIMLGKPSSDRANINETI